Proteins from a genomic interval of Candidatus Kapaibacterium sp.:
- a CDS encoding RNA methyltransferase, whose amino-acid sequence MMHYAMPISQRLKKLIKSLHQKPFRDQNGLFLVEGEKLANELLISDFHPELIVVKDAPSSDIIDCIEQFSEKGTPIYTAPKHQFDQICDTKTPQNVLAVVNIKHREVLKNEPFIALDGISDPGNVGTIIRTADWFGFKQVILGKDCADVFNPKTVRGTMGAIFKTHLIYEPELAEYLKETFPKHKIYGASAKADTALQSIKPKKLYGIVLGSESHGISEQTIEILDGEFKIEGKGRTESLNVAVAASIAMYHLSNF is encoded by the coding sequence ATGATGCACTACGCAATGCCAATTTCGCAAAGACTTAAAAAACTTATTAAGTCATTGCACCAAAAGCCATTTAGAGACCAGAACGGTTTATTTTTAGTCGAAGGCGAAAAGTTAGCCAACGAATTACTAATAAGCGATTTTCACCCGGAGCTTATTGTTGTTAAAGATGCACCGTCATCTGACATCATAGATTGCATCGAACAATTCTCCGAAAAAGGGACACCAATTTATACTGCTCCTAAGCACCAATTCGACCAAATTTGCGATACGAAAACGCCGCAAAATGTTTTGGCAGTCGTAAATATTAAACATAGAGAAGTGCTAAAAAATGAGCCTTTCATTGCTTTGGACGGTATATCCGACCCGGGTAATGTTGGGACAATAATCCGAACTGCTGATTGGTTCGGCTTCAAACAGGTGATACTTGGAAAGGATTGTGCTGATGTTTTCAATCCCAAAACCGTTCGCGGAACGATGGGCGCGATTTTCAAGACACATTTGATTTACGAGCCGGAGCTGGCGGAATACTTGAAAGAGACTTTCCCCAAACATAAAATATATGGTGCTTCCGCTAAAGCAGATACTGCTCTACAAAGCATCAAACCCAAGAAGTTGTATGGTATTGTCCTGGGTAGCGAATCCCACGGCATAAGCGAACAGACTATCGAAATACTTGATGGCGAATTCAAAATCGAAGGCAAAGGTCGTACAGAATCGCTTAATGTTGCAGTTGCAGCATCTATAGCGATGTACCACCTATCAAATTTCTAA
- the ftsY gene encoding signal recognition particle-docking protein FtsY → MSFFSKLKDKFNTQVDKVSEKVNSVITQAGTALKLDKVKTGLDKTRKTFLDKFKSVLGVGRKIDEKLLDEVEEILITSDIGVTTSEQIISKLRARVKKEGYENSEELYTLLKEEIHELLLLSSSANNDAIFEIDASKRPHTILVIGVNGVGKTTTIGKLAYNYKNAGKKVIIGAADTFRAAANEQLEIWAERAGVEIVQHAQGSDPASVAFETLKKAKENDFDVVIIDTAGRLHNKLNLMQELEKITRVLGKLKADSPDDVFLVLDATTGQNAIQQAKEFSKVSKVTGIVLTKLDGTAKGGVVIPIANELKIPVRYIGVGEKIDDLQVFNPTYFTEAIFGIREEDLEEDD, encoded by the coding sequence ATGAGCTTCTTTTCAAAACTTAAAGATAAGTTTAACACACAAGTTGATAAAGTCTCCGAAAAAGTTAATTCCGTTATTACACAAGCCGGAACTGCTCTCAAACTTGATAAAGTTAAGACAGGACTTGACAAAACCCGTAAAACTTTTCTTGATAAATTCAAAAGTGTTCTTGGCGTTGGTAGAAAAATTGACGAAAAATTGTTGGACGAAGTTGAGGAAATCCTCATCACGTCCGATATAGGCGTCACTACATCCGAACAAATCATAAGCAAACTACGCGCTCGCGTCAAAAAAGAGGGCTACGAAAATTCAGAAGAGCTCTATACCTTGCTCAAAGAAGAAATTCACGAATTGCTTTTGCTTTCTTCATCAGCAAATAATGATGCAATTTTTGAAATTGATGCCTCAAAGCGCCCACATACGATTCTTGTGATTGGTGTAAATGGCGTCGGCAAAACGACTACAATCGGAAAATTGGCATATAATTACAAAAATGCAGGCAAAAAAGTAATCATCGGTGCTGCAGATACATTCAGAGCCGCCGCTAACGAGCAACTCGAAATTTGGGCTGAGCGTGCAGGAGTAGAAATCGTTCAACATGCTCAAGGTTCAGACCCGGCTTCAGTAGCATTTGAAACTCTTAAAAAAGCTAAAGAAAATGATTTCGATGTCGTAATAATTGATACTGCGGGCAGATTGCACAACAAATTAAATTTGATGCAAGAATTAGAAAAAATCACTCGTGTTCTCGGCAAATTAAAAGCGGATTCACCGGATGATGTGTTTCTTGTTCTCGATGCAACAACAGGACAAAATGCTATCCAACAAGCTAAGGAATTTTCCAAAGTTTCAAAGGTAACGGGCATAGTTCTGACCAAACTTGATGGAACTGCCAAAGGTGGCGTTGTAATTCCAATTGCAAACGAATTAAAAATTCCGGTAAGATACATCGGCGTAGGCGAAAAAATTGACGATTTGCAAGTGTTCAATCCGACTTATTTTACCGAAGCCATTTTTGGAATCAGAGAAGAAGACCTCGAAGAGGATGATTAG
- a CDS encoding CDP-alcohol phosphatidyltransferase family protein: MNLSNILSISRIIMALPAMYLILEGYYTAAMIVGVIAGLTDFLDGYIARKTNTITEMGKILDPIGDKVFLFLFAVAMVIAGIMPLWFLVAFAVRDTLILTGGLYAKSKLNYVMASNFEGKVTFVLMLVTILAVLLGIDFASRYGYYLCLAAMIYSFALYQIRWIQALNNKGNQKLNS; the protein is encoded by the coding sequence ATGAACTTGTCTAATATTCTAAGCATTTCAAGAATTATTATGGCATTGCCTGCAATGTATTTGATTCTGGAAGGGTACTACACAGCAGCAATGATAGTTGGTGTTATTGCGGGATTGACAGACTTTTTAGATGGATATATAGCCCGAAAAACAAATACAATCACCGAAATGGGCAAAATACTCGACCCGATTGGTGATAAAGTATTCCTATTCCTCTTTGCCGTTGCGATGGTAATCGCCGGAATTATGCCATTGTGGTTTCTCGTGGCTTTTGCCGTTCGTGATACCCTGATACTGACCGGAGGCTTATACGCCAAAAGTAAGCTGAATTATGTCATGGCATCCAATTTCGAGGGTAAGGTCACATTTGTACTCATGCTCGTAACGATTTTGGCTGTTTTGCTTGGTATAGATTTCGCTTCGCGATATGGATATTATCTATGTTTAGCTGCAATGATTTATTCTTTCGCACTCTATCAAATCAGGTGGATTCAAGCTCTGAATAATAAGGGAAATCAAAAACTAAATTCTTAA
- the radA gene encoding DNA repair protein RadA → MKKKIIFECSDCGAKTPRWAGRCSNCGAWNTLLETVEESQSVTKKERISNSSTPQRLSEIETKSDHRIKTDIVEFDRVLGGGIMPGSLILVGGDPGIGKSTLLLQTCGRLKSNSALYISGEESLKQIKHRAMRMKDINEDLLLIAENNLENIVPHIKASECEIIVIDSIQSVYTDKIDASPGSISQVRECTAELMNIAKQSGKSIFIVGHVTKDGFIAGPKVLEHTVDTVLQFEGEKNYSFRILRALKNRFGSTNEIGIFEMRDDGLHEVLNPSEVFLSSSHVNEPGVAVVTTLEGSRPLLIEVQALVTSTSYGVPQRSSNGFDLRRLQMILAVLEKRLGMQFRQYDVFVNVAGGIYLNDPSVDLGIAAAIVSSFKDSPLDRSRVLIGEIGLTGEVRPVARIEQRLKESEKLGFSSAVIPKQNYDKLISKYDFEIEWVDRISLALSKILLNS, encoded by the coding sequence TTGAAAAAAAAGATAATATTCGAATGTAGCGACTGTGGCGCCAAAACTCCGCGATGGGCAGGAAGATGCTCAAATTGCGGTGCTTGGAATACATTGCTCGAAACAGTCGAAGAGAGCCAATCTGTCACAAAAAAAGAACGGATTTCAAATTCTTCGACCCCTCAGAGACTTTCGGAAATCGAGACCAAAAGCGACCACAGAATCAAAACCGATATTGTCGAATTTGACAGAGTTCTCGGTGGCGGTATTATGCCCGGCTCCTTAATTTTGGTTGGAGGCGACCCGGGTATCGGCAAATCAACACTTTTGCTCCAAACATGCGGAAGATTGAAAAGCAATTCAGCTTTGTATATCTCAGGTGAAGAATCGCTCAAGCAAATCAAGCACAGAGCGATGAGGATGAAGGATATTAACGAAGATTTGCTGCTTATTGCCGAGAATAATCTGGAAAATATTGTTCCCCACATCAAAGCGTCTGAATGTGAAATTATTGTGATTGATTCGATTCAATCTGTTTATACAGACAAAATTGATGCATCACCGGGCAGTATTTCGCAAGTTCGCGAGTGTACCGCCGAATTGATGAACATTGCAAAGCAATCGGGGAAATCAATTTTTATCGTTGGTCATGTAACAAAAGATGGTTTTATTGCCGGTCCAAAGGTGCTCGAACACACAGTTGACACGGTATTGCAATTTGAAGGCGAGAAAAATTATTCGTTCAGAATTTTAAGAGCTCTCAAAAATAGATTTGGATCGACAAATGAAATAGGCATTTTTGAAATGCGTGATGACGGGCTGCACGAAGTGCTGAATCCATCGGAGGTGTTTCTCTCGTCAAGCCACGTAAACGAACCCGGAGTAGCAGTTGTGACTACGCTCGAAGGCTCGCGACCACTGCTGATTGAAGTTCAGGCATTGGTCACATCCACAAGCTATGGAGTGCCTCAGCGCAGTTCCAATGGCTTCGATTTGCGACGACTGCAAATGATTTTGGCTGTGTTGGAAAAAAGGCTTGGAATGCAATTCCGGCAGTATGACGTTTTTGTAAATGTGGCAGGTGGAATTTATCTGAACGACCCATCGGTAGATTTGGGAATTGCCGCAGCAATCGTAAGTTCATTCAAGGATTCGCCGCTTGACCGTTCGCGAGTGCTGATTGGAGAAATTGGTTTGACCGGCGAAGTTCGTCCGGTAGCCCGAATCGAACAAAGGCTCAAAGAGTCCGAAAAACTTGGCTTCAGTAGCGCCGTAATACCAAAGCAGAACTACGACAAGCTGATTTCTAAATATGATTTTGAAATAGAATGGGTGGACAGAATTTCCCTTGCTTTGTCAAAGATTTTGCTCAATTCGTGA
- a CDS encoding sodium:solute symporter family protein, translated as MTLTIADLVIVIAYFAIVLYVGFVIASRKEKKYGNSPEEYILAGRRLTLPFFIATLVATWYGSILGVGEFVFNSGVVAWVCFGLPYYVAAVLFAIFFAGKIRDANVMTIPDQIRRNYNGTAGVISSIIILFITVPSAYILMLGILIQLFTGFELWISIIIGSIASIAYLFTGGFKADVYTNAIQFVFMYIGFAALLIFSILTLGSISEMTTLLPDKHTTATGTLSWQYIAVWFIIALQTFVDPGFHQRCSAATNSKTARNGILISVVFWAIFDFLTLFTGLYARAFTSPDNALMAFPVLGELVLPPIWKGIFVISMLSAVMSTLDSYAFISATTIGNDILKKFKGLKHIAADKLTKVGLILTSIAGVTVAIAIPSAVEIIYKTASVTVPGLIVPLTLTMIKPLKINSRQAIIIMILASSISLLWMIIPGFGIEILSNIEPMFPGIILSVILAIIFLAINRKNYELV; from the coding sequence ATGACTCTAACAATTGCGGATTTGGTAATCGTCATTGCCTATTTTGCAATAGTGCTTTATGTAGGTTTTGTAATTGCATCTCGCAAAGAAAAAAAGTACGGCAACTCGCCCGAGGAATATATTCTTGCCGGACGCCGCCTGACTTTACCATTTTTCATCGCTACTCTTGTTGCAACTTGGTACGGCAGCATACTCGGTGTTGGCGAATTTGTTTTTAACTCCGGTGTGGTGGCTTGGGTTTGTTTCGGCTTGCCTTATTACGTCGCAGCGGTTCTGTTTGCAATATTTTTTGCCGGAAAGATTCGCGATGCAAACGTGATGACGATTCCTGACCAGATCAGGAGAAATTACAACGGGACAGCAGGTGTAATCTCCTCCATAATAATTTTGTTCATCACCGTTCCATCGGCATACATCCTTATGCTTGGGATTCTAATCCAATTGTTCACGGGATTTGAACTATGGATTTCGATTATTATTGGTTCGATTGCATCAATAGCCTATCTTTTCACAGGCGGATTCAAAGCCGACGTTTATACAAATGCCATACAATTTGTATTCATGTATATCGGATTTGCCGCATTGCTTATTTTTTCGATTCTGACACTTGGTTCGATTTCGGAAATGACGACGCTTTTGCCTGATAAACATACTACAGCTACCGGAACTTTGAGTTGGCAATATATTGCGGTATGGTTTATAATTGCGTTGCAAACTTTTGTTGACCCGGGATTCCATCAACGATGCAGCGCTGCCACAAATAGCAAAACAGCCCGAAATGGCATTCTAATTTCCGTTGTCTTTTGGGCGATTTTCGACTTCCTGACCTTGTTCACAGGGCTTTATGCTCGTGCTTTCACATCTCCGGACAATGCTCTGATGGCATTTCCGGTTCTGGGTGAACTCGTGTTGCCACCAATTTGGAAAGGAATTTTTGTGATTTCGATGCTATCGGCAGTAATGTCAACGCTGGATAGCTATGCTTTCATAAGTGCCACTACAATCGGCAATGACATACTAAAAAAATTCAAGGGTCTCAAACACATTGCCGCCGACAAATTAACCAAAGTTGGTTTGATACTGACGTCAATTGCCGGAGTGACAGTAGCAATAGCAATACCATCGGCAGTCGAAATTATTTACAAAACTGCATCTGTGACTGTGCCGGGATTGATTGTACCTCTGACATTGACAATGATAAAACCCCTGAAAATCAATTCCCGACAGGCAATCATCATAATGATTCTTGCATCATCAATCTCATTACTTTGGATGATTATACCCGGATTTGGCATAGAAATATTAAGCAATATCGAACCAATGTTTCCGGGAATTATTTTAAGTGTTATTTTAGCAATAATATTTTTGGCGATTAATAGAAAAAATTATGAACTTGTCTAA
- a CDS encoding NAD-dependent epimerase/dehydratase family protein, producing MKIALTGGAGFIASNIADEYIALGHEVHIFDNLSTGKLENVNPKAKFHEIDIRTPEIRRIFELEQFDIVNHHAAQMDVRVSVGNPAYDAGVNIIGSINVYEAAVATGVKKIIFASTGGAVYGEADILPTSEDYTPKPCSPYGISKYANEKYLYYYSEVRKIETAILRYSNVYGPRQNAQGEAGVVAIFIGKMLQGEQPYIYGDGLNTRDYVFVSDVVKANVLALSDAYKGVYNISTAIEVNVNEVFDKIKSITEAKCERAHLEGKQGEQRRSCCSYDKIKRELGWSPDIDLDMGLRLTVEYFQKNVLSK from the coding sequence ATGAAAATTGCACTTACCGGCGGAGCCGGATTTATAGCTTCTAATATTGCTGACGAATACATTGCTCTTGGTCATGAGGTACATATTTTTGATAATCTTTCCACAGGAAAATTGGAAAATGTCAATCCAAAAGCTAAATTTCACGAAATTGACATCCGTACTCCCGAAATTCGACGTATCTTCGAGCTTGAGCAATTCGATATTGTCAATCATCATGCGGCTCAAATGGATGTCCGCGTATCAGTCGGCAATCCGGCATATGACGCAGGTGTGAACATTATCGGCAGTATAAATGTCTATGAAGCTGCTGTAGCAACGGGTGTGAAAAAGATAATTTTTGCCTCGACAGGTGGCGCAGTGTACGGCGAGGCTGATATACTCCCCACAAGCGAGGATTACACGCCCAAACCATGCTCACCATACGGCATTTCAAAATATGCGAACGAGAAATATTTGTATTATTATTCGGAAGTTCGTAAAATCGAAACAGCCATTTTACGATATTCCAATGTTTACGGTCCTCGTCAAAATGCTCAAGGCGAAGCAGGTGTGGTGGCTATCTTCATCGGGAAGATGCTCCAAGGCGAGCAACCCTATATTTATGGCGATGGTCTCAATACTCGCGATTACGTTTTTGTGAGCGATGTTGTCAAAGCTAATGTGCTGGCACTCAGCGATGCCTATAAAGGGGTTTACAACATCAGCACAGCAATCGAAGTAAACGTGAACGAAGTTTTTGATAAAATCAAAAGTATTACTGAAGCCAAATGCGAGCGTGCACATCTCGAAGGCAAACAGGGCGAGCAAAGACGCAGCTGCTGCTCATATGATAAAATCAAGCGTGAACTCGGCTGGTCACCGGATATTGATTTGGATATGGGGCTAAGACTTACAGTTGAATATTTCCAAAAGAACGTTCTAAGCAAATGA
- a CDS encoding thymidine phosphorylase, translated as MLISELLKKKREGYNLTAEEIRYFIRGLINNYVSDIQAAAFLTSACIHGLNRDETAAMTFAMRDSGMKFDFSDIKLPKIDKHSTGGVGDKISLLLVPICMSAGIAVPMISGRGLGHTGGTVDKLESIDGFNMQLDYDECRKLLLQNNAFMTSQTPQIAPADGILYHIRDVTGNVESVGLITASIMSKKLVEDLDGLVIDMKTGNGAFMQDIDEAKQLAESMLAVASDIGLKMRIIFSSMEQPLGYAIGNWLEIEETIESLKGNIPPDIEELTLKLADSMVLASGINDNVDDIHTKNKEILKSGQAYKNFLKMVESQGGNLEISRNNFLNTPTFEIKSDVDGYVSQVDTINVGIVGIMLGAGRQNVYDKIDYAAGIELRKKIGDKVSKDETIAVLYASDSTKFADAAELLKFCIVIKENDEILIPKLIIDDWYN; from the coding sequence ATGCTGATTTCGGAGCTACTAAAAAAGAAAAGAGAAGGATATAACCTGACCGCAGAGGAAATTCGGTACTTCATTCGGGGTTTGATAAATAATTATGTTTCCGATATTCAGGCTGCAGCTTTTTTGACTTCTGCATGTATTCATGGTTTGAATCGCGACGAAACAGCCGCAATGACTTTCGCAATGCGGGATTCGGGTATGAAATTCGATTTTTCGGATATAAAATTACCAAAAATTGACAAGCATTCTACCGGCGGTGTTGGCGATAAAATTTCATTATTGCTCGTACCGATTTGCATGTCAGCCGGAATTGCCGTTCCTATGATTTCCGGTCGAGGGCTTGGTCATACAGGCGGAACGGTTGATAAATTGGAGTCTATAGACGGTTTCAATATGCAACTTGATTATGACGAATGCAGGAAATTGCTACTCCAGAATAATGCATTTATGACATCTCAAACGCCCCAAATTGCTCCTGCAGACGGGATTTTGTATCATATCCGAGACGTAACGGGTAACGTAGAATCTGTCGGGCTGATTACAGCTTCCATTATGAGCAAAAAATTAGTCGAAGATTTGGACGGATTGGTGATTGACATGAAAACGGGCAATGGTGCATTCATGCAAGACATAGATGAAGCCAAGCAACTTGCGGAATCAATGTTGGCAGTCGCTTCGGATATCGGGCTTAAAATGAGAATTATTTTCAGTTCGATGGAGCAACCACTTGGATATGCAATCGGAAATTGGCTCGAAATTGAAGAAACGATTGAATCGCTTAAAGGAAATATTCCGCCGGATATCGAAGAGTTAACCTTGAAATTGGCAGATTCGATGGTCTTGGCATCGGGAATAAACGATAATGTTGATGATATTCATACCAAAAATAAGGAGATTCTAAAAAGCGGACAAGCTTACAAAAATTTCTTGAAAATGGTCGAATCACAAGGCGGCAACTTAGAAATTTCGAGAAATAATTTTCTAAATACGCCAACATTCGAGATTAAATCCGACGTTGACGGCTATGTAAGTCAAGTTGATACGATAAACGTCGGTATTGTCGGAATTATGCTTGGTGCCGGCAGACAGAACGTCTATGACAAGATTGACTATGCGGCTGGAATTGAACTTAGGAAAAAGATTGGCGACAAAGTGTCAAAAGATGAAACTATCGCCGTCTTATATGCGTCAGACAGTACAAAATTTGCAGATGCAGCAGAATTATTGAAATTTTGCATTGTAATTAAGGAGAACGATGAGATTTTGATACCAAAATTAATAATTGATGATTGGTATAATTAA